The region GGCGGCGCGAGGTGCTGAGTCTGCTGGGCGACAGTCAGCGCTACCCGGACTCCGGCGGGGATGATCAGCAGGCGGGTGAGCCGCAGAGCGACGAGCAGGAGGCGGCCCGGCGCCTGAAGGCGGTCGCGCCCCTGATCGAGCGGCGCACCCCGGCCGACACGCAGCGGGCGCTGCAGATCGTGCTGGCGCTCGATGAGCGCAGCCGTGCGGAGCAGGATCAGGCGCGGCTCACCCTGAAGCGGAACCTGCAGGCGCTGGAGAGCACCATGCTGCTCGCGGGGCTCCTGAGCGGGCTGCTGGGCAGCATCCTGATCCTCACGGCGCTGAACCGCGCGGGGCACGAGCGGCACACCCGGGAACGCAACGAGTCCCAGCAGCGCGAGGCGCTGGGCATGGCCGCGCACGAGCTGCGCCGCCCCATGCAGGCGCTGCTGCTGGCCACCGACGCGCTGCGCCATACCGACAACGCCCGCGCGCGCGAGAAGCTGCTGCGCAGCATCGAGGGGGCCGCCGAGCAGATGGCGCGGCGCAGCGAACTGGAACGCCTGGACGCCATGTACGTGCAGATGACGGCCCTGCCGGTCATGACGGACCTGACGGCGCTGGTCGCGCGGCACGAGAACATGCGCGTGCGGGTGCGCCGCCCGTCGGGGCCGCTGCTGTGGATGGTGGACGCCACCCAGGTGCAGCAGATCGTGGAGAACCTCGTGGAGAACGCCATCAAGTACAGCGACGGGCCGATCACGGTGACGCTGGACCCGCCGACGGCGCTGTGGGGACCGGTGATCCGCGTGACGGACCACGGGCCGGGCCTGCACCCGAGCCTGCACGAGCAGGCGTTCCAGCCCGGCACGCGCCTGGCGACGCACGTGCCCGGGCGGGGGCTGGGCTTGCCGCTGGCGCGGCGGCTGGCGCAGGTGAACCGCGCGGAGATCACGCTGCACGACACGCCGGGCGGCGGGCTGGATGTCCGCGTGGCGTTCCACCTGCCGGACTGACGCGCCGGAGCGGGCCGGGCTGTCATGCTGGGGCATGACGGTTTGGTGGATGTGGGGGGCGCTGGCACTGCTGGGCACGGCGGGCGCCGAGGGAGCAGGCGCGGAGGCGGCGCACGCGGGACCACCCGCGTTCCTGGTGCAACTGACGCTGCTGCTGATCGTGTCGGCGGCGGCGGCGTACGGGTCGTTCAGGCTCAGGCTGCTGCCGATCATCGGCTTTCTGCTGGCGGGGGTGCTGGTGGGTCCCGGCGCGCTGGGCCTCATCCGGGATCCGCAGCTGATCTCGGCGGCGTCGGAGGTCGGGGTGATGCTGCTGCTGTTCACCATCGGGATCGAGTTCAGCCTGGAGCGGCTGTCGCGGATCGCGCGGCTGATCTTCCTGGGTGGGGGGTTGCAGGTGGGCCTGACCGTCCTGGCGGCGGCGGGCGCGCTGCTGGCCTTCGGGGTGGGCGCGGCGGACGCGGTGTTCACGGGGTGCCTGCTGGCCCTGTCGAGCACCGCGATCGTGATGAAACTGCTCGGCGAGCGGGGCGAGACGAACGCCCGGACGGGGCAGGTCAGTCTGGGCATCCTGATCTTTCAGGATCTGGCGGTGGTGCTGATGGTGCTGCTGATTCCCATGCTGGCCGGGCAGGGGGGCGGCGCGGCGGGCGTGCTGATCGCGCTGGCGAAGGCGGGCGGGATCATCGCGCTGGTGCTCGTCGCGGCGCGGCGGGTGGTGCCGCCCCTGATGGAGGTCGTGGCGCGGACGTGCAGCACGGAGATCTTCCTGCTGGCGGTCGTGGCGCTGTGCTTCGGCACGGCCAGCCTGACCGCGCTGGCGGGCGTGAGTCTGGCGCTGGGGGCGTTCCTGGCGGGTCTGCTCGTCAGCGAGAGCCGCTACGGTGCGCAGGCGATGGGTGAGATCCT is a window of Deinococcus grandis DNA encoding:
- a CDS encoding sensor histidine kinase is translated as MTPDRAPLWDLSQQSRANLLMALLPMLLSGVLIVAAFLPARGALAQDEAMWNPPYQTLLTTLVRYAALEVSADTPAVTLDARRREVLSLLGDSQRYPDSGGDDQQAGEPQSDEQEAARRLKAVAPLIERRTPADTQRALQIVLALDERSRAEQDQARLTLKRNLQALESTMLLAGLLSGLLGSILILTALNRAGHERHTRERNESQQREALGMAAHELRRPMQALLLATDALRHTDNARAREKLLRSIEGAAEQMARRSELERLDAMYVQMTALPVMTDLTALVARHENMRVRVRRPSGPLLWMVDATQVQQIVENLVENAIKYSDGPITVTLDPPTALWGPVIRVTDHGPGLHPSLHEQAFQPGTRLATHVPGRGLGLPLARRLAQVNRAEITLHDTPGGGLDVRVAFHLPD